A part of Halobacillus shinanisalinarum genomic DNA contains:
- the hmpA gene encoding NO-inducible flavohemoprotein: MSVKTELSEETVRIVKSTVPVLAERGEDITTCFYQQMFADYPELKNLFNQTNQKAGRQPKALANAVYAAAQHIDDLSAIMPTVMQISEKHRSLNVKPEHYPIVGEYLLLAIKEVLGDAATDDIIEAWGEAYGVIANAFIEVEKQKYKAAASQKGGWKDSREFRVWKKVKESDVITSFYLQPADGRELAAYRPGQYITIKAEIPGENHTHLRQYSLSDSPGNNYYRISVKREDENGGKPAGVVSTYLHTQVGEGDAISISAPAGDFYLDMESVNPVVLISGGVGLTPLISMMKTSTIKDQSRDIYFIHATRNGSVHAFKEDMKQMSQEFPFVKTHIIYDSPMETDCDYDKEGYIDLAWLRRVVPPEADFYYCGPEGFMKTVHRSLIEWDVPVERRNYEFFGPEGSLD, translated from the coding sequence GTGTCTGTAAAAACTGAATTAAGCGAGGAAACAGTAAGAATCGTTAAGTCAACAGTACCTGTGCTAGCTGAGCGTGGGGAAGATATTACAACTTGCTTTTATCAGCAAATGTTTGCTGATTATCCTGAGTTGAAGAACCTTTTTAATCAAACGAACCAGAAGGCAGGAAGACAGCCAAAAGCTTTGGCAAATGCAGTGTATGCTGCGGCACAACATATTGATGACTTGAGCGCAATAATGCCGACGGTGATGCAAATATCAGAAAAACATCGTAGTTTGAACGTGAAACCTGAGCATTATCCTATTGTCGGTGAGTACTTACTTTTAGCAATTAAAGAGGTTCTTGGTGATGCCGCAACAGACGACATTATCGAGGCGTGGGGCGAGGCTTACGGAGTGATTGCGAATGCATTTATAGAAGTTGAAAAGCAGAAGTATAAAGCAGCTGCTTCACAAAAAGGCGGTTGGAAGGATTCCCGTGAGTTTCGTGTATGGAAAAAGGTTAAGGAGAGTGATGTCATTACATCCTTTTACCTACAGCCTGCCGACGGTAGGGAGTTAGCTGCTTATAGGCCCGGCCAATATATTACGATTAAGGCCGAGATCCCTGGGGAGAACCACACACATTTAAGACAATACAGTTTGTCGGACTCACCAGGGAATAACTATTATCGTATAAGTGTAAAAAGAGAAGATGAGAATGGGGGGAAACCAGCAGGTGTTGTATCTACTTATTTACACACTCAAGTAGGTGAAGGGGATGCAATATCCATCAGTGCACCTGCGGGAGATTTTTACTTAGATATGGAATCTGTGAATCCTGTTGTTCTTATTAGTGGGGGTGTTGGCTTAACACCTTTAATAAGTATGATGAAAACCTCAACGATAAAAGATCAAAGCCGTGATATTTATTTCATTCATGCAACTCGTAATGGAAGCGTTCATGCTTTTAAGGAAGATATGAAACAAATGAGTCAGGAATTTCCGTTTGTTAAAACCCATATCATTTATGATTCGCCTATGGAGACAGATTGTGATTATGATAAGGAAGGGTATATTGATCTTGCTTGGCTGCGGAGAGTAGTCCCGCCAGAAGCGGATTTTTATTATTGTGGTCCAGAAGGGTTTATGAAGACAGTTCATAGATCGCTTATAGAGTGGGATGTACCTGTGGAACGAAGAAATTATGAATTTTTTGGTCCAGAGGGAAGTTTAGATTAA
- a CDS encoding Rrf2 family transcriptional regulator, with amino-acid sequence MRLKKYTDYALRVLIYTASIPKEELASKKEISYIFHISENHLGKIIHQLNKLELIETIRGRNGGIKLAKAPESINIGYVVRAMEDDFLLLECFDRKTNYCVITPACKLRHILNDALYAFLEVLDQYTLKDLLSNKDDLRELMDIT; translated from the coding sequence ATGCGTCTAAAAAAATATACCGATTATGCTCTTAGAGTATTAATCTATACAGCCTCTATACCCAAGGAAGAATTAGCAAGTAAAAAAGAAATATCCTATATTTTTCATATATCTGAAAACCATTTAGGTAAAATCATACACCAGTTAAACAAATTGGAATTAATCGAAACCATACGGGGTAGAAACGGTGGCATTAAGTTGGCTAAAGCACCTGAAAGCATCAATATAGGTTATGTTGTTAGAGCAATGGAAGACGACTTTCTGTTGCTAGAATGCTTTGACCGCAAGACTAACTACTGTGTAATCACACCCGCTTGTAAATTAAGACATATATTAAATGATGCCTTATACGCTTTTCTTGAGGTACTCGATCAATATACACTCAAAGATTTATTATCAAATAAAGATGATTTAAGAGAGTTAATGGATATTACCTAG
- the rpsR gene encoding 30S ribosomal protein S18 codes for MARRGRGKRKKVCFFTANGITHIDFKDTDLLRRFISDRGKILPRRVTGTSAKYQRKLTKAIKRSRQMALLPYTAE; via the coding sequence ATGGCACGTCGTGGACGCGGTAAACGCAAAAAGGTGTGTTTCTTCACAGCAAACGGAATCACACACATCGACTTTAAAGATACAGACTTGCTAAGACGTTTCATTTCCGACCGTGGAAAAATTCTTCCTCGTCGCGTAACTGGAACTTCTGCTAAGTATCAACGTAAATTGACAAAGGCGATCAAACGCTCTCGTCAAATGGCACTATTGCCTTACACTGCTGAATAA
- the ssb gene encoding single-stranded DNA-binding protein has product MLNRVVLVGRLTKDPDLRYTPNGVAVANFTVAVNRPFSNNQGDRDADFINCVVWRRAAENLANFMNKGSLVGVDGRLQSRSFDNQEGKRVFVTEVVADSVQFLESKGSSQGGGNPQGSGFQPNQNQQPSGNNFGSNNNKKDDDPFADNGEPIDISDDDLPF; this is encoded by the coding sequence ATGTTAAATCGTGTCGTTTTAGTCGGCAGATTAACGAAGGATCCGGATTTACGCTATACGCCAAATGGAGTGGCTGTTGCCAATTTCACTGTTGCAGTGAATCGCCCATTCTCTAATAATCAGGGTGATCGTGATGCAGATTTTATTAATTGCGTTGTTTGGAGACGGGCTGCTGAAAACCTCGCCAACTTTATGAACAAAGGTAGTCTTGTTGGTGTGGACGGGCGTTTACAGTCTCGAAGCTTCGATAATCAAGAAGGTAAGCGTGTGTTTGTAACAGAAGTTGTTGCGGACAGCGTACAGTTCCTAGAATCTAAAGGTTCTTCACAAGGTGGAGGTAACCCACAAGGTTCAGGATTCCAGCCAAATCAGAATCAGCAACCATCAGGAAATAACTTCGGTTCTAATAATAATAAAAAAGATGATGATCCATTCGCAGATAATGGAGAACCCATCGACATCTCAGATGATGATTTACCATTTTAA
- the rpsF gene encoding 30S ribosomal protein S6 produces MRNYEIMYIIRPDIEEEAKTAVVERFSGILSNNGAEIENVKEVGKRRLAYEINDYRDGIYLTINFKGDREAINEFDRQAKFSDDVIRHIAVREDDK; encoded by the coding sequence ATGAGAAATTACGAAATCATGTACATCATCCGCCCAGACATCGAGGAGGAAGCTAAAACAGCTGTAGTTGAGCGTTTCAGCGGGATTCTTTCAAACAATGGAGCGGAGATTGAAAATGTTAAGGAAGTGGGCAAGCGTCGTCTTGCTTATGAAATTAACGACTATCGTGATGGGATCTATCTAACGATCAACTTTAAGGGTGATCGTGAAGCGATCAATGAATTCGACCGTCAAGCGAAGTTCTCGGATGATGTTATCCGCCACATCGCTGTACGTGAAGATGACAAATAA